CCTGATGGTGCGGTTACATTAGATTTATTTATTTGTAGGTTGGATTATATTGGGAAGGGATTATCAGTACAGATGATACATGAATTTATCTTAAGTCAATTTTCTGATTCTAAAATCGTACTTATCGATCCTGAAATTTCTAATGAGCGTCCGATCCATGTTTATAAGAAGGCTGGATTTAATATTATTGGAGAATTTATAGCTTCATGGCATCCCGTACCGCATTATAAAATGCAATTGTGTATTGATGACTTAAAAAAGCAAAGATTGTCAGCCTAAGTAGATCTTATGTGCTGCAACACATAAAACCTATTGTGGTTAGTAGGTGATTATGTGCAGTAGCCGAATAAATCTCCAATTTAACAGCATGTTAGTTCAAAATTACTGCACATAATATCCCATACTATTTCTGTAAAGCGGCCGTCATGGCCGCTGAAAACTAACGGAGATAGTCATGAGAGAAGTCAAATCCACATCGAAGAAACCATTATTGGATGAACTTGTTTTTGGCGCTCTAAGCCAATTACAAATACTGGATTATAATGAGCGATCCATACGTCGGTATCAAGCCACATGGAGCCGACTAATCAAATTTGCCAAACAGCATCATTTTGAGGATAAGTTAACCCAGAAATTAATCATAGAATTTCTCGACCATTACGGTATTAAGTCAACAGAATATACCAGCACGAAGTCCGGTTGGCGCAAGCATGCTGAATATAGTTTGAAGATTCTTTGGCAATTTGCGAGATATGGCTATTTTGAACGAATTCATACGTTGATACAAAAACTCAAAATACCACAAGACATGAAGAAGGTACTGAGTGAGTATGCAAAATACTGTGAAGAAAAACGTCATATTGGCAAGTACTGTATTAGTGAGCGAATAAGGCAAATTGGGCTTTTATTAAATTTTGTTGTGGAACAGGGTGTTCAAGCGTTTGAACAAATTAAGCCGCAACAATTATCTCTCTTTATCTGTTCACTATGGCGATTTAGCAATAAAACTGTTTCGAGGGTTGTGTCCGATATGAGGCAATTCCTCAAGTATTTATTTTTGCGTGATTTAATTGCTCATGATATGAGTCAAGCACTGCCTACAGTTCATGTGCCAAGCCATGCAAAAATTCCTTCCGTCTGGGATAAAGAGCTAGTGGTTAAGTTGCTAGCAGCAGTTGATCGGAGCTCTCCTAAAGGCAAGCGGGATTATGCGATTCTCTTGCTTGCTTGTCGATTAGGATTACGAACAGGGGATATACGTGATTTAACTTTAGACCAAATTGATTGGGAAGCTGAAACATTAACGCTGACGCAATCAAAAACACAACAGCCATTAATCTTGCCTCTGACGGCAGAAGTTGGAAATGCATTAATTGATTATCTCCGATTTGGCCGGCCAAAAACTCATTATCGACAAGTATTCCTACGATTGTACCCGGTGCAGGTTCCTTTTAGTAAGGGCTCTCATTTATACCAAACGGTTGACTACTGGCGAAAAGTAGCAGGTATTCAGTTTAGAAGGAAACAACACCAGGGGTTGCATTCATTGCGCCATAGTTTAGCCACTTACCTTTTAGAAGAAGGCACTCCATTTCCGGTTATTTCAAATATCTTAGGCCATTCGTCAACAGCGAGCACGATGATTTATGCCAAATCCAGCATCGAAATGCTACGCGAAGTTGCGTTATCTTTAGAGGGGATAAATCATGCCAAACATTATTGATAATATTGAATATTGTAGTTCTATTGCTTCATTAATTAAACAATTTATCCAAGAAAAGCGTGCTTGTGGTTATCAATACGATGAGGCGCCTAAAATCTTAAAGTGTTTTGACCAATTTCTCTGTGACCAAACCCAGAGAGAAATTGCTTTGCCTGAGCATTTAGTGCGGCAATGGCTAGAGAAACTACCAAAAGAACAAGCCTCAACACATCAGCGTCGCGTTGGCTTAATTCGCCAATTAGCCAGGATGATGGTAAGGCTTGGTTATACTGCTTATATTGTACCTATTAAATTCGGTACGCCTAAAAACAATACGTTCTTACCCCATGTGTTTACACGAGAAGAGATTGGTAAGTTAATTCATGCAGCTGACCTAATTAAACCCAGCACAAAAACGCCATGGCGGCACCTTGTTATACCAGAGCTACTGCGTTTGCTGTCAATCGCCACTCTAATGGAGCTACTGATCGCCACTTAATGGAGCCAGTATAAAATGCCTAAAATACTCAAAAATGAGGTTACCATAAATGGTTATTTATCTCCAAAATTAACATGCTATTTTTTGTCATTTTTAGCTTCTTTAACTGTTCGATAACTGTATCCCTCCAGAGCAATTTTATATGCACCGTGTCCTAGTCTATCTATAGTGGCAGCCCCCAGTAGTTTGTTTGGGAATGCATCGCCCCATTCTGGAAAGTCCAGGTTACTAGTTATCATAGTAGATGCCTTTTCATACCGTTCGGCTATCAGGTCATGCAGATCTTCATCTTGTGGGGTACGAAAGGGTTTGAGGCCAAAATCATCAATAACAAGCAATGGAACTTTGACGAGTTGCTGGAATTTCTTATCATATTCTCCAATGGCTCTAGCCGCTTGCAAGTGCTTAAACAACTGCGTTTGGGTAAAGAACAACACATCGATTTCCGCTCTCACCGCACAATGGGCAATAGCCTGAGCCAGATGGCTTTTTCCAGTGCCACAAGGGCCAACGATAAGCACGGGAACTTTTTCACTGATAAAACGGCAAGTGGCTATGTCCTTGATTTTTTGCTGATTTATTTTGGGGTTAAAGCCAAAGTCAAATTGCTCAAGTGTCTTGCTGCCATTGATTTTGGATTTCTTAAAACGGACAGCAAACTTTTTCATTTCGCGTCTGTGGATTTCGTCCTGTAAAAGGATTGCCAGAAACTCGGTAAAGCTCATCTTGTTCTCGATGGCTTCTTTATTTCGTTGAGCCAGGCTTTCAATCATGCCTGATAACCGAAGGTTTTTTAACAAAGGCTCGATATCCGGCATTGGATGATTACTCATATTTTATCTCCTGATAGGTTATTGAATTAACTGACGGGTATTTCGACCATATCGCCCTGAGCCGGTATAGACACTGGCCAGCTGGTCGAATGCTTGCTCACGCGGTAATTGTTCATACTCAATACCGGCTTTAAGAATATTTTTAATAGAGCGGTAGTTCAGTGTTTCGAACTCAATGGCTCGATAGCAGGCTGCTTCCAGACGGGTGCTTCCATATTGGCGTTTTAATCCCAATATGCCCTGGGCGGCGCGTAAATGGTCACAGACCTTGTCCTTGAGAAGCTGCTCAATGACCAATAAACAGCTGGTACCAACTTTCTCTGCCAATGATAAACACCATTGTGCATCTTGCATTTTGTAGGCTATGGCATTGGATGGCAGATGCCCATCAATAGTGTGGCGGCTACCAGCCTTGGTGAGTCGTGGATGGATGGCAACCATTTCATGCTCGTGATACAAACGAACCGTGCTTTCACTAGCCCTTAACCAGAGCGATTGTCTAACGTGTTTATAGGACACAGAATATCGGCACTGTTCATATTGCACATGACAATCTCCGTGTACTTTTACCTTTTTCCAGACTGATAGTTCTGATGGTTGAGCAGGTAAGGCTTTTAGCGCGTGTTTTTCAATTTCGATAAACCGGTTTAGGGGCTTCTCACGGGTACTGCCATGCTTTCGATTCCCTGCTGTTTCAAGTACCCATGCAGTGAGTTGTTTGTTGGCATCTGATAAATCCCTGAAGTCACGCAGTGGCATAAAATTCTTTTTCACATACTTTACTCCGGATTCAACACGTCCTTTTTTCTTTGGCTCTCGGGGTGGACAGGGCGAAATGACAAAACCATAGTCTTCAGCACAACTGGCATAGGAGCGTTGTACTTCAGGATTATGATAACAAGCTTTTGTAATCGCACATTTGGGGTTATCAATGATTATCCTTTTGGGAACGCCGCCAAAGAACTCGAATGCACGGCGGTGGCAGCCTACCCAGGTTTCAACTGTTTGATTGGTGACCAGTTCAGCATATTGGTGTCTGCTCCAGGACAAGACCATTACAAAAAACCAAGTCTTTGTTTCTTTGCCTGTCATCACATCGACAATAACTGGACCTTGCCCAAAATCAACCTGCGCGCTTTCGCCAGGACTAAAATCCAAAACCGTTGTCACATCGGTTGAGGTTGTATCCTTGATATGCCTAACCAGCCGCTGTACGCAGTTATAGGCACCTTTAAAACCATGCTTGCGTTGCAACGCCTGATGAATGGTGCTGGCCTGAATACCTTGCACAGCCCATTCACGGATTTCATCTTCGTAAAGTCGTACGGGCGATTTTGCCTCTATCTGTTTGACCGTCCCACCGAAAAGCTCAATCAGCTCCTCATCAGAGGGCAACTGTACTTCAGGATCCAACCAGCTTCTTAACCCCGCGACCTTCCTGATTTGCTCAGCTTTGTGACGGCCAACAAGGCCAGTTCTTGCAATCGAACGACATGACTCGCCCAAACGAAGACTTAAGATTACTTGACGATATTCATACATCTGAATACTCCTATTGCTCATCTTCTGTACTCCTGTTGCCATTGGTTCAGCATTCAGAATACAGAGTCATTATTTCAATATGAGTATTTTTGGTGGCTCTATTAAGTGGTGATGAGGTGGCTCTATTAACCGCCACTCAACTGGCTCCATTAAGTGGTGATCTCACTGGCTCCATTAGCCGCCATTCAACTGGCTCTATTAAGTGGCGACGAAGTGGCTCCATAGTGGTGGCGATTAACATTTGCTATACAGTTGCGGATTTCGCCTGGGGGAAGTATTGAATTTGCGCTTAGGTGATGTAGATTTAGCACAAGGCGTTATTACAGTTCATAAAGCAAAGCATGATAAGGATCGGCTAGTTCCACTCGCTCTTGATATGGTTGAGCGATTGCGAGTGTATTCTGAACAAGTGGCCAAAATCATTTTAGAAAAACGAACAGATGGGGCTTTCTTCTTTCCTTCATCAGAACAAACAGCTTGGTGCCTTTCAGGAATTTATTATCTATTCCGGCAGCTTTTGCATCAGTGCGGTATTCCTCATGGAGGTCGTGGTAAAGGTCCAAGAATCCATGATCTACGTCACACCTTTGCTGTACACAGGCTCATTCAATGGTATGAAGAAGGCGCTGACTTAAACGCTAAATTGCCTTTATTAGTTGCTTATCTTGGTCATCAAGATTTTACAGGCACACAAAAATATCTGCATTTAACGGCAGAATTATTTCCTAATTTAACTGACCGTATGAACAAACAATTTGGCGGTGTGATACCGCAATGGAGGTAATTATGAAACCCACGGATCTGTCTATTCACTTAACTCATTTTTTAACAAATTATATCATTGGCAAACGCAATTTAAGTCCTAATACAATTAAAGCTTATCGGGATGTTTTTGTTTTACTCTTGCAGTTCTGTCGAGATATTAAAAGTATTCCCTTAGAAAAACTTCAACTTGAGCATATTGATGTTGCTTTAGTTGAATCCTTTCTAGACCACCTTGAACAGCAACGCCAGTGTAAAATTTACACACTAAATCATCGTTTGGCGACAATACATGCGTTTTTCCGGTATCTTCAAGCAGAGTCACCTGAGCATTTATTTCAAGCTCAAAAAATTTTATCGATACCATTACGCCGATTTGTACATAAAACAGTAGGCTATCTATCTAAAGATCATCTGACATCCTTGCTGGCTCAACCTAACTTGAGCACACAAGATGGCCGCCGTGATGCTGTATTATTGAGCGTACTTTATGATACGGGTGCTCGTGTACAAGAATTAATTGATATGTCAGTCGGTGATTTGCGATTAACGAATCCTGCTCAGATTCGCCTTTTCGGGAAAGGACGAAAGGTACGTATTGTCCCCTTGATGCAAAATACTGTGGAACTTTTGCAAGACTATTTACAGGAAAATAAGCTAAGTACCCCTGATAAATTTACACATCCCTTGTTTGCAAGTCGACATGGGAATAGATTATCGCGTTCAGGGGTGCGCTATATCTTTCAAAAATATGTGCAGCAAGTGCAACAACAACATCCCGAGTTTAATCAGGCAATAAGTCCACATAACCTGCGGCATACTAAAGGCATGCATTTGCTACAAGGTGGTGTATCGTTAGATATTATTCGTGATTTCTTAGGGCACGTTGATATTAAAACTACGGAAATTTATGCCAAAGCTAATCTTGAAATGAAAAGAGCAGCCATTGAGAAAACTAGTCCAGCGCCTACACCAAAACTGCCATCATGGAAGGAAAACAAAACATTGCTTCAGTGGTTGCAATCACTATAAAACGAAGAAAAATAGGCATTTGCAGGAAAAATATTATGTGCAGTAAATCTTGACTTATTCCCTTGAATAAGGCTTTTACGTATCTATTGCACATAATATATTTTGACTCAAATAAGGGATTTATTGGCCTTCATATTGATTGCTAAACATGAGTAAGATATGTTGTTAAGCACTTAATAAAAATGCTTTGAAAGGATCGAGTTATGAAATCCAGAACATTATTTTTACTTTTTTGTTTACCGACTTATACTTTTGCATCATGCAATCATGATGTGGTAGATAAAGACCCAAGATTAGCTTGTGTAACGGTTATTAACAAATATGACAGAGCTCTAGGTGTCACTGGTTATCCAGGATTTAATTTAAAATCAGGTTTAACAGAAGAGACTATGCTTTTACCTGGTATGGGTGGCTTAGTTCAAATAGCTCCAAATCCATATTCACCCTATGAAGAAGAAAAATGTCATTCAGCACCCTAATGGGACCACCTAGTCATCACATAAAGGGACCGGGCTGTCAGCAGCTAAAGGGACCACCCCACCTATCAAACTTTGGTTAAAAATGAACATAATTTTTCTCTGTTTATTCATAAATGGGGAAATGGATGTCAAACCGGAGATTTGAGATGCACGAATATATCATTATTATTAGCCAATTGCGTCAAGGCGCTACGCTCAGAGGGCTGTCCCGTGACAAACTTGCCGATAGAAAAACGCTTAGGAGGGTGCGTGACATTGCGATAGAGCAAGGCTGGTTAGAAAAGGATAAGTCAATCCCCACAGAACAGGAACTGGCGTTATTTTTTGAAAAGAGCAGTGCCAATAGCTTTTTGAGCATACAGCCATACCGGGTGAAGATTGAAGAATGGACCAGACAGGGCGTTCAGGCCAGCACTATCTATGCTCATTTACAACGAGAACATGGTTTTAAAAGTAGTTATAGCGTTGTTCAACGCTATATCAAGTCTTACAAGGAAAAACAACGAGCGGTCACCACGATATTAGAGTTTAAACCGGGCGAATCAGCACAGGTTGACTTTGGGCAAGGACCTAAAATTACTGATGGCAAAGGAGAGGAACAGAAGACCTGGATCTTTGTGATGGTGCTCTCCTGGAGCCGTCATATGTATGCAGAAATGGTCTTACATCAGGATGTTGAGACATGGCTTGCCTGCCATCGGCGTGCCTTTGAATGGTTTAATGGTGTTCCAGAAAAAATAATTATAGATAACGCGAAGTGTGCGATTACGAAAGCTTGTTACCACAACCCTTGCGTTCAAAAGGCATATGGGGAGTGCGCATCAGGCTATGGTTTTATTATTTCCCCATGTCCTCCGTATGATCCCCAGAAAAAAGGCCGAGTTGAATCCGGGGTTAAGTACGTTAAAAACCGCTTTGTTCCACTGCGCCAGTTTAGAAGCTTAAACGATGCGAACGAGCAGTTAAAGATCTGGTTAATACAAGAGGCTGGCGCGCGCAACCACGGCACTACTCATGAAAAGCCTTTGGTTCTATTTGAAATTGAACAACCTCTTCTTAAAAAACTGCCTAACCATCCGCCCGAGTTTGCGGCGTGGGAAAAGGTCAAGCTTCATGGTGATTGCCATGTGCAATACAAGAAATGCCGATATTCAGGTCCATATCGCCTCGCACGGCAAGAGCTTTGGCTTAGAGCAACGGATACAACTATCCGACTGTATTTCAATCATCAACTGGTAGCACTCCATCCGAAACTCGAAATACCAGGCACCAAACATACAATACCAGAACACCTTCCACCGAATGCTTTGGCTTACTCGATGCGAGATGCCCAGTGGTGCCTAAAGCAAGCACATGAAGTTGGAAGCCAATGCGTGATTGCTATTGAGGGACTATTAAATGATTCAGTCGTAGATTATCTTCGGGCTGCACAAAGCATTCTCGGTCTTAGGAAAAAATATGGCGATGACCGTCTGGAGGCTGCTTGCCATAGAGCGCTTGTTTTTCAAAGCGTGCATTATAAAACAATCAAGACGATGCTAGAGGTTGGGGCTGAAAAGCAAGCCTTACCGCATGAGGAAGAACCGACAACATTGGCCAAACCCTATTCGGTAGGGGGAAAGTTCTGCCGGAATACGTCCCACTTATTACACTAATACAAACAACAGGAGACAAATGATGATAAACCCGATGCCCGAGCTATCTTCGCAGTTAAAACAACTACGGTTATCGCATGTTGCTGAGAACATCCCGCTGCGTAACCGTGAGTCTATAGAAAAGAAGCTAAGCTACCCTGAGTTTCTGGGATTACTGCTTCAAGATGAGTTATTAGGAAGGGAAAACAAAAAATTAAGAACACGAATGAAGCGTGCACGTATCCGTGGTGACAAGACGATAGAATCATTCGATTTTGACTTTAACCTTAAAATCAATCGCGCTCAAATACAGGAGTTAATCTCGTGTTCATTTATTGCAGAAAAAGTTCCCATTCTCATCGTAGGACCTTGTGGAACAGGGAAATCTCATATTGCTCAAGCCATAGCTCATTGTGCGATACAAAGAGGAATCGATACACTCTGGCTTTCGCAAAATCAACTCTTTAATGAGTTGCAAGCAGCTAGAGCATCAGGTCGATTTGATAAAAAGTTCTCAGAACTGGTGAAAATGCCACTACTAATCATCGATGATTTTGGACTAAGACCATTACGCAACCCCCAGGATGAGGATTTTCACGACCTAATCTCGGAAAGATATGAGCGTGCATCAACGATCATTACATCCAATCTGGACTTTAGCGAATGGGGTTCTGCTTTCCCTAATCGATTACTTGCTGCAGCCACTATCGATAGATTAAGACATAATTCATATCGGGTTACATTAGATGGTCCCAGTTACAGAGGAGAGCGAGAAACAAAAAAGCGAAAATAACATGTATAATTAACTAAAAGTGGACAAGTTTGATAGGTACCGTTTTGACATTTTAGGCGGTCCCATTAGCTGCTGATCGACGGTCCCTTTAGCATGCTGAATGACAAAAACAACTTAGTTGTCAGTTCAATGTAAAAACGGCTAAAGAAAAACAAATTATCATTACTTATTACAAAAATTCTTATGAAGTAGCTCCTATTGAATTAAAAAATAATTGCACATTTAAGGTGGTATGGGAATAGTGATCATTGCTGCTTAATAGAAAATGCATGGGATATTATGTGCAGTAACTTCGGATTAACCTCATGTAAAATCATATTTTTATCTGGTTACTGCACATAATCACCTACTAACCACAATAGATTTTTGTAATACTCAATCTCGAATGCCCAAGGGACTGGCTAATAATTTCCCTTGCGGTTCTATCCCAATATTTTTCAAGGGGATTCAGTTCTTTGTATATTCTGCCTCCTTGAATTGGACATATAAGTCCATTGCCAGTTTTGTCATAGGATTTTGTAATTTCGTGATATCTTCTCTGGGCATAAGCATGACGAAGCCCATGGCATTTACTTAAACCCATTTTTTCTATGACTTCATGGTACTGAGCTAGATGATTTTTATAGGTTTTTTCTTTAGGGATAAGCGATTGTCCAGCAGGAACTTGCTTTATAGCATCAAGTAGCCATTGCCGTTGTTGCTCATTCGTTAGTTTAATATCGCGCCCGATCCCACCTTTTGTCCAGCTGGGCTTTATAACCAATTTATTTCCTTGCCAGGCATCACTAAGTACAATCTTCATTGATTCTTCACGGCGGAGACCAAAAAGGAATTGAGCTTCCAAGGATAAACGGATCATTGGGTCTGAGCATTTGGAAAAATCGATGTTGTTGATTGCTTTATTATATTGAGGAACGTAATTACGTTTATTGATTTGATAGCTGTCGTTGCCTTGTTTAACCAGTTCTGGCTTGTTTAGCACCGAAGCTACTTTTCGCAGTTTAGCCATATAATTTTTTATTGTTGCAGGATTTTTATTCTGGGCTTTCCAGTGATCAACCAGGATGTGAATGTGCTTTGGCTTTAATCCTTTAATGTGCGTGACCATGTAACCTAATTCGTGTAAATCTTTAACGCATCGATTCAACATGTGTTTCATATCTGCTCGGCTGGCGTGGGAGTAGTTTTGGATTTTCTTAATACATTCATT
This Legionella sp. MW5194 DNA region includes the following protein-coding sequences:
- a CDS encoding site-specific integrase, which encodes MKPTDLSIHLTHFLTNYIIGKRNLSPNTIKAYRDVFVLLLQFCRDIKSIPLEKLQLEHIDVALVESFLDHLEQQRQCKIYTLNHRLATIHAFFRYLQAESPEHLFQAQKILSIPLRRFVHKTVGYLSKDHLTSLLAQPNLSTQDGRRDAVLLSVLYDTGARVQELIDMSVGDLRLTNPAQIRLFGKGRKVRIVPLMQNTVELLQDYLQENKLSTPDKFTHPLFASRHGNRLSRSGVRYIFQKYVQQVQQQHPEFNQAISPHNLRHTKGMHLLQGGVSLDIIRDFLGHVDIKTTEIYAKANLEMKRAAIEKTSPAPTPKLPSWKENKTLLQWLQSL
- the istA gene encoding IS21 family transposase, which encodes MYEYRQVILSLRLGESCRSIARTGLVGRHKAEQIRKVAGLRSWLDPEVQLPSDEELIELFGGTVKQIEAKSPVRLYEDEIREWAVQGIQASTIHQALQRKHGFKGAYNCVQRLVRHIKDTTSTDVTTVLDFSPGESAQVDFGQGPVIVDVMTGKETKTWFFVMVLSWSRHQYAELVTNQTVETWVGCHRRAFEFFGGVPKRIIIDNPKCAITKACYHNPEVQRSYASCAEDYGFVISPCPPREPKKKGRVESGVKYVKKNFMPLRDFRDLSDANKQLTAWVLETAGNRKHGSTREKPLNRFIEIEKHALKALPAQPSELSVWKKVKVHGDCHVQYEQCRYSVSYKHVRQSLWLRASESTVRLYHEHEMVAIHPRLTKAGSRHTIDGHLPSNAIAYKMQDAQWCLSLAEKVGTSCLLVIEQLLKDKVCDHLRAAQGILGLKRQYGSTRLEAACYRAIEFETLNYRSIKNILKAGIEYEQLPREQAFDQLASVYTGSGRYGRNTRQLIQ
- a CDS encoding GNAT family N-acetyltransferase translates to MNMSNENRFYFKPVNTTQEGLVLDWISQPHINEWLHGDGLSNTIKDIHEFLNDGESWATHWIAYDQEIPFAYLITSEIEKSEEYPDGAVTLDLFICRLDYIGKGLSVQMIHEFILSQFSDSKIVLIDPEISNERPIHVYKKAGFNIIGEFIASWHPVPHYKMQLCIDDLKKQRLSA
- a CDS encoding site-specific integrase — translated: MREVKSTSKKPLLDELVFGALSQLQILDYNERSIRRYQATWSRLIKFAKQHHFEDKLTQKLIIEFLDHYGIKSTEYTSTKSGWRKHAEYSLKILWQFARYGYFERIHTLIQKLKIPQDMKKVLSEYAKYCEEKRHIGKYCISERIRQIGLLLNFVVEQGVQAFEQIKPQQLSLFICSLWRFSNKTVSRVVSDMRQFLKYLFLRDLIAHDMSQALPTVHVPSHAKIPSVWDKELVVKLLAAVDRSSPKGKRDYAILLLACRLGLRTGDIRDLTLDQIDWEAETLTLTQSKTQQPLILPLTAEVGNALIDYLRFGRPKTHYRQVFLRLYPVQVPFSKGSHLYQTVDYWRKVAGIQFRRKQHQGLHSLRHSLATYLLEEGTPFPVISNILGHSSTASTMIYAKSSIEMLREVALSLEGINHAKHY
- the istB gene encoding IS21-like element helper ATPase IstB: MSNHPMPDIEPLLKNLRLSGMIESLAQRNKEAIENKMSFTEFLAILLQDEIHRREMKKFAVRFKKSKINGSKTLEQFDFGFNPKINQQKIKDIATCRFISEKVPVLIVGPCGTGKSHLAQAIAHCAVRAEIDVLFFTQTQLFKHLQAARAIGEYDKKFQQLVKVPLLVIDDFGLKPFRTPQDEDLHDLIAERYEKASTMITSNLDFPEWGDAFPNKLLGAATIDRLGHGAYKIALEGYSYRTVKEAKNDKK
- a CDS encoding tyrosine-type recombinase/integrase, which codes for MNLRLGDVDLAQGVITVHKAKHDKDRLVPLALDMVERLRVYSEQVAKIILEKRTDGAFFFPSSEQTAWCLSGIYYLFRQLLHQCGIPHGGRGKGPRIHDLRHTFAVHRLIQWYEEGADLNAKLPLLVAYLGHQDFTGTQKYLHLTAELFPNLTDRMNKQFGGVIPQWR
- the istA gene encoding IS21 family transposase, whose translation is MHEYIIIISQLRQGATLRGLSRDKLADRKTLRRVRDIAIEQGWLEKDKSIPTEQELALFFEKSSANSFLSIQPYRVKIEEWTRQGVQASTIYAHLQREHGFKSSYSVVQRYIKSYKEKQRAVTTILEFKPGESAQVDFGQGPKITDGKGEEQKTWIFVMVLSWSRHMYAEMVLHQDVETWLACHRRAFEWFNGVPEKIIIDNAKCAITKACYHNPCVQKAYGECASGYGFIISPCPPYDPQKKGRVESGVKYVKNRFVPLRQFRSLNDANEQLKIWLIQEAGARNHGTTHEKPLVLFEIEQPLLKKLPNHPPEFAAWEKVKLHGDCHVQYKKCRYSGPYRLARQELWLRATDTTIRLYFNHQLVALHPKLEIPGTKHTIPEHLPPNALAYSMRDAQWCLKQAHEVGSQCVIAIEGLLNDSVVDYLRAAQSILGLRKKYGDDRLEAACHRALVFQSVHYKTIKTMLEVGAEKQALPHEEEPTTLAKPYSVGGKFCRNTSHLLH
- the istB gene encoding IS21-like element helper ATPase IstB; protein product: MMINPMPELSSQLKQLRLSHVAENIPLRNRESIEKKLSYPEFLGLLLQDELLGRENKKLRTRMKRARIRGDKTIESFDFDFNLKINRAQIQELISCSFIAEKVPILIVGPCGTGKSHIAQAIAHCAIQRGIDTLWLSQNQLFNELQAARASGRFDKKFSELVKMPLLIIDDFGLRPLRNPQDEDFHDLISERYERASTIITSNLDFSEWGSAFPNRLLAAATIDRLRHNSYRVTLDGPSYRGERETKKRK
- a CDS encoding phage integrase N-terminal domain-containing protein; this translates as MSKSKLKNAQYSINECIKKIQNYSHASRADMKHMLNRCVKDLHELGYMVTHIKGLKPKHIHILVDHWKAQNKNPATIKNYMAKLRKVASVLNKPELVKQGNDSYQINKRNYVPQYNKAINNIDFSKCSDPMIRLSLEAQFLFGLRREESMKIVLSDAWQGNKLVIKPSWTKGGIGRDIKLTNEQQRQWLLDAIKQVPAGQSLIPKEKTYKNHLAQYHEVIEKMGLSKCHGLRHAYAQRRYHEITKSYDKTGNGLICPIQGGRIYKELNPLEKYWDRTAREIISQSLGHSRLSITKIYCG